From Salmo salar chromosome ssa21, Ssal_v3.1, whole genome shotgun sequence:
aaatgatgtcaattagcctatcagaagcttctaaagccatgacatcattttctggaattttccaagctgtttaaaagcacagtcaacttagtgtatgtaaacttctgacccactggaattgtgatacaatgaattataagtgaaataatctgtctgtaaacaattgttggaaaaattacttgtgtcatgcacaaagtagatgtcctaaccgacttgccaaaactatagtttgttaacaagaaatttgtggagtggttgaagaatgagttttaatgactccaacctaagtgtatgtaaacttccaacttcaactgtacatacagcaCTTTGGCTGTCATGTCATGCAAGAGAACATCTTTGTACAGTGACTGACATAATAGATACCTCAAGGCTGTAGAGGCAGGCCTCACCTCAGGCCTTTACTGCCACTCTGGCATTCAGTTTATTAAGCCAGCGTGAACAGCCGTGACCGAATATAATACTGAGAAAATCTGATAGCAGTCTATAAATGTAACCCTAATGGCTAAACCATTATAACATTGTTACTGTCCCTGCCTGGTTGCAGTTTGTGAATGAAGCCCTGGGAatggaaaaggaggaggaggaagcatgCTGCTTCTTCCATTAGCTAATTGAATTTGAATCGCTCCTACAGatctcttaatttgatcactcttttgttgctgagaatttttatCCACAGTAGAAAATGCAAACTTtactgtattcaaggtttaaaaaggcttctaaagtttgtaatttccactttaaaattgcAGACTTAATTTGCCATAACAAAAAAATTATCAACCCCTACTGACGTCTGTGATTTTCTCCTCTTTTGTTTTTTACAGTATGTCAAGCAAGTGCAGCTTTAGGAGCAGCAAATAATTACACTGTTGGAAGTAGCTAGAGAAAGGAAAAGTCAGGAGTGAGAACATAAATGCTAACCTGTGAGATGGAGCTATTTTAGGTACTATTTCACTTGTTTCTGCTCAGCTGTAAACAACAGTATTATCTGTTGCATGGTTTCCACAAGCCAAAGTGAAGGGATAATGGACCAAGGCTTGCTGTAGTAGTGGTTAGTTGTCTGAAACAACACACCCTACAGTACCTAGCCTACCTTCTAACCCTATAAGGACCAGTGTGCAGCAGTGTCACTAAATAATTGATCCACCTTGTTCTGGCTTGATGACATGATGCCTTCCCAACTGGAGTCCTGCCTTAAATGTGCAATCTGGGAATCTGTTCAATGGTCAATTAAAAAGGAAAGTGATAGGTAAGATATACAAACCTTGCAAAGAgcatatccaactgacaatctcttagaaaaaaatattaactattggaaccaagacttaaaaagaactgatgttggcacaagatggaAGGAAAGTTGGAGCATAACTAATGAATGAACAGAAATGTACGCTTAATCCAGTAAAAACGAATGTATGTaatttattatacaagagacagaattcacaaattctacaacacaacagcagagtcatgtcttaagtgtaaaatgAACAATGATtcaataatccatgctttctgggaacgctataaagtccaaaagttatgggcaGAGCTAGAacgttggctgtcagaagtattacttCAACTTCCTTTAAATTCGTCtgtctgtgtcacgccctgaccgtagagagcctttttatttctctatttggttaggtcagggtgtgatttgggtgggcattctagattatgtatatctatgtttttgtatttctatgttggcctgatatggttcccaatcagaggcagctgtcattcgttgtctctgattggggatcatatttaggcagccttttcccactgggtttttgtgggatcttgtttttgtatagctgctttgaagcctgcagaactttacgttcgtgtttgtattttctttgttttgtcgGTGTTCATCTAATAAAGTGAAAtatgtacgcttaccacgctgcaccttggtctccttcttcCGATGAACGTAAcagtctgcatatttcaagacatggcatatgggggTGTAGTGAAATACCCAACTGACTGGatgattctcttctcatcactcatcttgaaaaaaaCGTATACTAAAACTTGGAAATCAATCAATCcgccatcattaacacaatggaaaaatatAATGAATTGTTATTGAAATATTGAATTAGCATGGGCAACTGAGAAAACGAATTGGTACAATTTAAGGCCATgtggcaaacaataatgcaggcTCTAGGGATGGGATCTGGGATGAGCATGCGGATCTGGTCAGAGGAGAtgtagttgtttgtgtgtgtctgcaagTTGTTGttcgtatgtgtatgtttgtatttGGTGTGAAAAAAtaaagtacaaaaataaaaaggaAAGTGACTTGGCTACTATGGCTCTGAATTGTTTTTCTCCAGATTGAAACCATCAGTGTTTCTAGGCTTTATACAATCATACAACCAGGTCACAGACAAGCAAATACTGTAGTGTTAGAGATGGGAGATGATGTGATTCAGAGCTAAGAACTAAGCATGGCACAGCCTGTGACTGTGGCTGCACGTCTAGCCCCTGCCCATGGTCATGAGGAGCGAGCTCTCATTCAGAAGTCACACGAGCCGGTCTCGTTAACATCTTCAGAGGCTAACACAGAGGGCAACCATGACTCAAAAAGGCACGAGGAAGGTAAGTAAGGGCAGGTTTCCCAGTAGACTAAAGAGGGATATTCAGTAGAGATTACCCATTCAACTTTTTATGTTCAGAACTAGGCTTAGTAAACTGTGTCCGGTAAACCGGTCCATAAGCTTTGCGGGTGTAGACGAATATGAAGACATGTGCGATAGCATCAATATGCATGAAGAAGAATACGATAATATTGCCAACGATGTATTTTAGTGAGAGACAGGGTCAGCACATTTCATACTGTACATTCAGAATAGATAATTGTTCTTATCATCAGTGCAAGTGCAACCTTGTCCTTGCTTGTTAACGTTTCAGCTGACACTGTAATATAATATAGATGCATGTCACGTCATGCACGACGACGTCAAACACCCACTTCACCAAGTGGCCACAGCTTCCCATGTGACTGCATCTGAATCTCACTAATCATTCAATACGAGAAATTACCCATGTAGAATTTCAGCAGCAGCGCCTTAgctcggagtgtgtgtgtgtgtgtgtgtgtgtgtgtgtgtgtgtgtgtgtgtgtgtgtgtgtgtgtgtgtgtgtgtgtgtgtgtgtgtgtgtgtgtgtgtgttgtgtgtgtgtgtgtgtgtgtgtgtgtgtgtgtgtgtgtttgtgtttgtttgtgtgtgatccTCTGAGGCTGCTGATCGTCTTATGGAATATGCTGTGCCTATGATACTCCAGTAATGGAAAGGATGACCTATCTATATGTTGCTATAGTGAAACCTTTCaaagtctgtgtgtctgtgtgtgtgtgttcatgcctgtgtgtgtgtgtgtgcatgcatgcatttgTAAGTTTGTGCCTGTGTatgctgtgtgcatgtgtgtgtgagcgtacgtgaatgtgtttgtgcctgtgtgcctgcctacatatgtgtgtgtgcatgtttgtgtgatgGGTGAGGGGGTGCGTGAGGAGCCAATTAGAGAGTACATTGCGTTGGTGATCTAACAGGGAGACAGCTAACACGTTGCTATTAAAAATGTGAGAAAACATGCTTCAATTACTAAGGAGCAGGGATTTGACATTAGTGATGGGTATTCCGAGTCTTTTCAGTGAGCCAGATCTTTTGGCTCAGCTCACCTAAATGAGGCGTTAACTCCCAAACGGTTCTTGGTTCAGTGGTGCTTAAAATGTGATGAAAAGACACATTTCTAATGTAAAGCCTGAAGGGTTGCCTACCATTATGTCAGATCATGAAATTTGAGTTCAAATACTACATTTCACCTGACTAAATGTTGCGTGGACCAGAATGAGGCACTCTCCCAACTACCTATTGTTCCTGCAGTGAGGAATTACCATCTCCAGATAATGTTTTTATAATGTTTCTACAGATCATAATTTTCTGGTGCTCAAAAATCAGTAGCAGTAGCATACAAATCAGGGACTCAATTGAACGTCTCTCTCGATTCGGTTCCCTATGTTCTCCAAAAGAGATCTGGTCAAAAAGAGCTGTTCGTTCGCGAATGATTCATCACTGTAAGACGTCATCCAGGGCTCTGACACGATTCATCCTGATTAGCCCTGATAGGTGTTGTTTATGCTCCATTTAAAGAAGCATAGCACTGACTCTGACAGAGAGGACGGAGACAAGGCtaggcagacacagagacattatACCACACGCATACaagcatacgcacacacacacagatggacttACTCacgtactctcacacacacaccgatgcatggtactctcacacatgcacacgcacacacacacacacatacacataacatCCTACAGTAGTGAACATGCTACATGCCTCTGCGTGGCTGCTTTGTCCAGTGAAGTACTATGAGTATGTTTTCACTCAGAGACTAATCCACCCTTGACATTTTACACCATGTTAGCCAGAGATCCCCAGGGACAGCCTGAGAAGAGAGCCTTTAGTTATATCCATTATAGACATGAACCATACCCCTGTACTGTACAAGCAAATGCCTTGCGAGCTGAGCTCTGTAGTTTCTTATTTCTACCCTCCACTCGAAAATGTTGCACCTCTTTAGGTTCTCTGTAGcagatacagtataatgtggaATTGTGCTGATCTTCAATCCTCAGAAATTACTGTGTAGTCTATTCTGAAATGAACATAATGCCACATTGTACAGCATCTTTTCTCTAAGTCTATTTCAGTTATTTGCTGCAAAAATGGTAAAGTATGTGTGATCTAGAGCATAGGCTACAGTAGCATGAATAACGTCTGCGCACAGAAACTGTGCTATGTGTTTTTTAAGCTTTCAATAAAAAGTGCTCCACGTGATATTTAAGAGAGCAAACCCCATCCAGCTATTTCGATTGATTCAGTGCATTTTGGGCGGATATCGATAGAATAAAATGCCACTTCAAGTTCTTTGAAGAGTGATCTAGCTGCGCCAAACCTTTCGCTTTTTCCTTGCTGGTCTGGGGAGCAACACAAGATGGGAAAGCTCTCCAATCTCCGCGTGCTCAGTGGGACGCTCGACTGAACAGCGACAGTGCTGAAGATAGCGCTGTCTGCCGCTGTGCCCTCTGCCACTGTCCGTGGTCCTGAAGTCAAGTGCGTCCCCTCTCACTCACAAGGGCGATGTAAAGCGCCGCTGTTCTGCACGCTCCTCTTCACAAAATTGGCGGTATAGGCGGAGGACTTGAATCGGGGCTTTTTCGCTTCAGTTTATTCAACTAACGAGCATCAAGCTATGATTGGTAGGCTACCATGTTCTTTACTTCTTCCCGGAGAGTGCCCACGGAAAAGTGTGGACAAATACAATATCTTTAGTAGGCTAAACATTTAACTTTTACTGGAGATGCTGTGTTTAAACTTATTTTATTTTAGTTATTTTTTCTCTTCTTAAAGGTGTATCTTCCGGAGTTTGGGTCTATTATTCCAATTGCACTCGCTGCTGGATGTATGTTACAATACATAATTATGTTTTTGATCTACCTGCAGCATTTGGAAGTTGATTGAAATGACTCTCACTGCCGTGGACGACTATGAGTAGCCTATTGGCAACAATAGAAGGCAATATAATTTCGTACATTTTTTTTCAAGGCTTCTTTTTCACACATCGGCTACCTATTGTTATCTTTATCTACGGGAAATAAGGGATAGTCTGAGTCATGTATCAGATTGATTTGTGTGTGCATATCACATCGCTCGTGCTGCTCCGAAGTCCGAAAATGGTCTCGTTTCTAACTGCTTTTACGCACAACAACAGCAACTGAAGGGGGATTGCATTTTTATCTGGAGCCTGTTGGTATTATCCAATGGTCAATCTGGAAGTTATTGGATCGCTGTGTTTAATCCATTCTGCTGGGTTTGGATCTCTGTTGATCCCGACTCCAACTAGTGGAACCGAACATTTCAACGCGGTGAGTCTATAATTCCCAAATGTATCCACCTTCCCATTCACTGTAAAACTATCCAAAAACCTCATGTCTTTTTTTCATTGTAAACACATCTTGTTTTAATTGGGGGTTTCTCTAGCTTAAAATGCTGACATTCTGCAATGTATGTAAGAAATGTAATAATAGACAGAACATTatccagtgttaaatcaacactagTCCATTGTCTATATGGGTCCACACTTTTtagtgttaaattaacagtgtgttaagcattatttgcatatttccccaGAGTGCCTTGCCTTTCAGTGAATTGTAAAGCTACCAACCTTGACTGTATTTGTTAATGACAGAGACATGATTGTTGCATTCATCAAATAAAATTTCCTGGCCTTCATCAAGTGAGATGAAGGCCAATATGTTATCATAAAACGTAATTAATACACTGAAATGCTTTTTTCATAAGATCTTATTTTGAGGGCCTAATTTTTACCTAATACAGTGTCCTGAAATTCATGGTTTCCATGCTGCATCAGGCCTGCAAatcacattatgctggtttggaaagtgatgtgtaattcctattggaatacaGCCAGAGTGGGGATATTCAACATTTTGAATCTTTATTCACCCACAACCTGAATTTAGAAAGACTGCCAGGGTTGGGAAGACTAAGATAGGAGACCACACCATGGGTGTCAAACATACGGTCCAATCCGGCCCATTTagaatgactaaaaccaaatcaaaACTGTGTAGAAAGTATAATGGACCTACAATCATACAGTTTCAGTGGGGCCCTCTGGACCTCACTGAAGATCAAATGCAGCACccagggaaaaaaatgtatttgaaaccCCTGAgctaaaccatctaaactggaacaaccatttcagtaatgggtAACATATTttttctctgccccatggcaaaaactgtggaattgcaggaaattagcttaaaaATTTCAACATTTTCTCTTAACCTCATGACAAAAAGTGTAGAaatgcacatttttctctctgcagcatggcaaaatgtgttgaaatgcagTAAGTTAGCTTATTTCCCCCCAAAAACGGTGGGTGGGCCCCTGGAGGTTGGTGCCCCGGGGCCCCAAATGCGGTAGTCCGGCTTTATGGTGCAATACATCcagctaacagattggattagattATAAAAatgtttgttatttatttttgagtAGCATAATATTAATGAACCAATCAATAtacatgcaaaaacatagatattgaaacaaacaattctaaaaagccacctgcaatagagcatgctgggaaatatgataaagaTGAGCATGGTTTTAATTTAACACTGATTATTAACATCAACACTGGGGTTCATTTACATCAGTGAGTTTTAAATGAATTATGTTAGTATTAAATTAACACCTGGATCAACACACTGGACCCATGTTAAATTTAACACTAAGTGTTGAATTAACACTTGAGAATTTGCTGTTAGATTGTAAATCTTTTCTGGGATTGTGTCCGTTGTTGTTGATAATTCTAAATGAAAATATCCCACTCTATTTGCATGATATCATCAGCATGTTAATTTGGTCTTCGTGCTGCACAGACTGGGAATGGAATGGGCAAAGTAAATGCAACTTCGACCCTTCCCTTGACTACAATAGGAATACCGCGGCGAAGGATGGGCCCTCTCTTTCCAACGACCTGCATTGTCCTCCTCGTCCTCCACACCACCTTGTCACCAGCCTCCCTCAGTCCCGATGATTACGCCGCGGACGAGGCAGAGCGAACTGCCAACAGCGACAACATCATTTTCGACGATTACCGGGGGAAAGTTTGCGTGGACGACAGTGGCTTTGTTTACAAACTGGGGGAGCGTTTCTTCCCGGGACACTCGAACTGCCCATGCGTGTGCACTGAGGATGGGCCAGTGTGCGACCAGCCGGAGTGCCCCAAGATACACCCTAAGTGCACAAAAGTGGAGCACAATGGATGCTGTCCTGAATGCAAGGAGGTTAAAAACTTTTGTGAATACAGGGGGAAAACTTACAAGATCCTGGAGGAATTTAAGGTAGGGATGTTTGGTGTTCATTGTTTTAATTTGCATGGTCTATTGATCAGTCGTTTGTAATCATTTTAAATGTTCAATTCTCATTTGGATGCAATTGCATTTTTACCACAATACACACTATAAGCAGTGTTGCTTAATTAGGTAGGCCGAATGAGCTAAGTGTGACAATTGAATGTGATCAAAACAATGCAGCAGTGTTGACTGGATAGTCATTCCACTCAAAACATCATGATTTTGTTTTCTCCCAATGTTCTCTGCTCGTCAGAATCAGAGAACACAGCAAATTCTCCATTGTTAAAGAAAGTCTAAATTAACAGTGTTCAATCAACCATGAAAGTATTGAGTCTGTGGACCTATATAGACACCGcgacagtgttaaattaacacactccttagtggaaagccttattcaaatatttcccagagtgccttgcctTTCAAGTAAATTGTAGAGTTACTGTATTTATTAGTGACAGATGCATATTTGTTGCATTCATCAATTTCCAGTCCTATGGACTTCACCAAGTGACATCCTAAGTGGCTATGTTAactttcaaaatatatatttaacacaATACCATACGTATTTCTTTAGACCTTATTTTGAGGGCCTAGCTTCACCCTAGTACAATGGCCTGAAAGTCATACACATCTCattatcatattacccagcaTTCGATATTGCAAACATTTACAAAAAACTAAATTATTTCATTAGCTTTggaaccatgtctctgtcactaacaaatacagtcatgggtggtaactctacaatttactcgaaaggcaaggcactctgggaaaAAGTTAAATAAGACTTTACACTAAGCAGAGTTAACATTTAATACTGTTTCGGTGTAAATATGGGTCCACAGACTCAACATTTTAATTGTTGATTCAACACTCTTAGTCTTAATTCATTATATTACACTGTAAAAAACACAACTTGTTTTAATGGTAAATTACTGACAAACAGTTAcctgtaagttactgtaaaaaGAAGtacagcatgttactgtacatcaTTGTAAAGAAGTGCTTTCTTTACAGTAATGTAGAGTTAAACCAAAGTTTATTGGAATTTACAGTAACATAAGTTACCTTAAAAACAAGTTACAATTTTTACAGTGTATAATACTGATaacaatggcgccggaggggacgGTTGCCGTTTTAGGGGCTCCTaaacaactgtgctattttgtttgttttttcgcattgtttgtaactcagtttgtacataatgttgctgctacagtctcttatgaccgaaaaacgattctggacatcagaacagcaattactcacctagaactggacaaagatgttttctttaatgagtccgacgcaaactatatactgctttgtcaagacaaggcccaaatcccacctttactccacacacataacaaagcatacaaagctctccctcaccctccatttttgcaaatctgaccataattatatcatCCTGATTACTgcctacaagcaaaaactaaagcaggaagtaccagtgactcacgcaatacggaagtggtcagatgatgcagatgctacaggactgttttgctagcacagactggaatatgttccgggattcatccaatggcattgtggagtataccacctcagcctggtatagcaactgctcggcatctgaccgtaaggcactacagagggtagtgcgtacagcctaggatatcactggggccaagcttcctgacatccaggacctatatactaggtgtagtcagaggaaggcccccaaaattgtcaaagactccagtcacccaagtcatagattgttctctcctctaccgcatggcaagcgataccagAGGACCAAGTCacggaccaaaaggctccttaacagcttctacccccaagccataagactactgaacaattaatcaaatagccacccggactatttccaTTGACcaacccctttgtttttacactgctgctactcgctgtctattatttatgcatagtcactttacaatgacaattacctcgactaacctgtacccctgcacgttgactcggtaccggtaccccctgtatataacctcgttattgttatgtaatttccTTGTCTTactttttactttttattttgctttagtttatttagtaaatattttcttaactctatttcttgaactgcattgttggttaagggcttgtaagtaagcatttcactgtaaggttgtattcggtgcatgtgacaaatacattttgatttgatttgatagtcaTAGTGCAACATGAACTCATTAACTTATTGCATTATTTGACATCTGTCCTATTTACCTAGTACGCCAGATTTTGACTTCAGCAGAAACTTCAAATTGGGATTTGGAGTCATTTGCCACTCAAAATTATGCCATAATATCCCCAAACTGTTTACATAGCAAGAACCTTGAAATGTTAAGGTTAGGTAAGAACTCTGAAAAGGTTAAAATCCTTTTATTTGGTTTTTCAAAATTCAAAATGATAATTATTTATAACAATAAGCTATCAAGTCAAATTAGGCAAACCAAATGGTCATCTAATCAAAGAAAAGCAAAAACAAAAGCAATCTGTCCATCAGTCAGTCTACaatgtgtctgtgtctttgtcttTGTGTTGTGGGCGGGGGCTGGCAGTTGCTGGATGGAGGTGGCAGTTGTGGTTGGTCAGTGCTGTGTCCAGGGTTGTTGCTGGTGTTGGGGCCAGGACTGGACTGGAAGTCATGTTCTGGGTCTGTAGAGGGGAGGAAGGACAACCTGAGGAGAAAGCAAAAACACAAAGGTGCCTTAGACCCAGAGGCCCATGGTGTTACTTTCCTGTAGCCTGATCACCAGGTGAAGGTTTGATCTTTGGTCTCTCCTCTGCACTTCGTCTGGTGGTCTGGTGCTGGGACTGGTGCTGGAAACCGGGTA
This genomic window contains:
- the LOC106582293 gene encoding von Willebrand factor C domain-containing protein 2-like codes for the protein MGPLFPTTCIVLLVLHTTLSPASLSPDDYAADEAERTANSDNIIFDDYRGKVCVDDSGFVYKLGERFFPGHSNCPCVCTEDGPVCDQPECPKIHPKCTKVEHNGCCPECKEVKNFCEYRGKTYKILEEFKPSPCEWCRCEPNNEVHCVVSDCAVPECVNPVYEPEQCCPICKNGPNCFAGTTIIPAGIEVKVDDCTICRCHNGDWWKPAQCLRRECLNSQTLS